Proteins encoded within one genomic window of Pongo pygmaeus isolate AG05252 chromosome 18, NHGRI_mPonPyg2-v2.0_pri, whole genome shotgun sequence:
- the SOX8 gene encoding transcription factor SOX-8, giving the protein MLDMSEARSQPPCSPSGTASSMSHVEDSDSDAPPSPAGSEGLGRAGGAVGGARGDPAEAADERFPACIRDAVSQVLKGYDWSLVPMPVRGGGGGALKAKPHVKRPMNAFMVWAQAARRKLADQYPHLHNAELSKTLGKLWRLLSESEKRPFVEEAERLRVQHKKDHPDYKYQPRRRKSAKAGHSDSDSGAELGPHPGGGAVYKAEAGLGDAHHHGDHTGQTHGPPTPPTTPKTELQQAGAKPELKLEGRRPADSGRQNIDFSNVDISELSSEVMGTMDAFDVHEFDQYLPLGGPAPPEPGQAYGGTYFHAGASPVWAHKSAPSASASPTETGPPRPHIKTEQPSPGHYGDQPRGSPDYGSCSGQASAAPTAPAGPFPGAQGDYSDLQASSYYSAYPGYAPGLYQYPCFHSPRRPYASPLLNGLALPPAHSPTSHWDQPVYTTLTRP; this is encoded by the exons ATGCTGGACATGAGCGAGGCCCGCTCCCAGCCGCCCTGCAGCCCGTCCGGCACCGCCAGCTCCATGTCGCACGTGGAGGACTCGGACTCGGACGCGCCGCCGTCTCCGGCCGGCTCCGAGGGCCTGGGCCGCGCGGGGGGCGCGGTGGGGGGCGCCCGGGGCGACCCAGCGGAGGCGGCGGACGAGCGCTTCCCGGCCTGCATCCGCGACGCCGTGTCGCAGGTGCTCAAGGGCTACGACTGGAGCCTGGTGCCTATGCCGgtgcgcggcggcggcggcggcgcgctCAAAGCCAAGCCGCACGTGAAGCGGCCCATGAACGCCTTCATGGTGTGGGCGCAGGCGGCGCGCCGCAAGCTGGCGGACCAGTACCCGCACCTGCACAACGCCGAGCTCAGCAAGACGCTGGGCAAGCTGTGGCG CTTGCTGAGCGAGAGCGAGAAGCGGCCCTTCGTGGAGGAGGCAGAGCGCCTTCGCGTGCAGCACAAGAAGGACCACCCCGACTACAAGTACCAGCCACGGCGCAGGAAGAGCGCCAAAGCCGGCCACAGCGACTCGGACTCGGGCGCGGAGCTGGGACCCCACCCTGGCGGCGGTGCCGTTTACAAGGCTGAAGCAGGGCTTGGagatgcgcaccaccatggcGACCACACAG GGCAGACCCACGGGCCGCCCACCCCGCCCACCACCCCCAAGACGGAGCTGCAGCAGGCGGGCGCCAAGCCGGAGCTGAAGCTGGAGGGACGCCGGCCGGCAGACAGCGGGCGCCAGAACATCGACTTCAGCAACGTGGACATCTCAGAGCTCAGCAGCGAGGTCATGGGCACCATGGACGCCTTCGACGTCCACGAGTTCGACCAGTACCTGCCCCTGGGCGGCCCCGCCCCACCCGAGCCCGGCCAGGCCTACGGGGGCACCTACTTCCACGCCGGGGCGTCCCCCGTGTGGGCCCACAAGAGTGCCCCGTCGGCCTCCGCGTCTCCCACCGAGACGGGTCCCCCGCGGCCACACATCAAGACGGAGCAGCCGAGCCCCGGCCACTACGGCGACCAGCCCCGAGGCTCGCCCGACTACGGTTCCTGCAGCGGCCAGGCCAGCGCCGCCCCGACGGCCCCCGCCGGCCCCTTCCCCGGTGCACAGGGCGACTACAGCGACCTGCAGGCCTCCAGCTACTACAGCGCCTACCCCGGCTACGCGCCCGGCCTCTACCAGTACCCCTGCTTCCACTCGCCGCGCCGGCCCTACGCCTCGCCTCTGCTCAACGGCCTGGCCCTGCCGCCCGCCCACAGCCCCACCAGTCACTGGGACCAGCCGGTGTACACCACCCTGACCAGGCCCTGA
- the LOC129016036 gene encoding uncharacterized protein LOC129016036, translated as MAWPDAGAPGLPGVTQGSGAGRPLRRGGPGWSGRGGGRSEPVSPGRLRRRGEGGVCCPATRSPRPGRQKELVRYQKNPDAKLGVVLPLPASAPHPPGAAADRAGRASYPLFWPGGELVPPAAARPRPQTPGPLLICICPELRGPGPLEEALASGLKSKGRATCREGGCHLCKGADPSARSEEAAVGRRTARWEAPRIVGCSDHQERCRALSHTGQSRTILTAPAQQTLALWREAGSRSSAFWASVARAGPATAHFCLQPRHPPGPPDAPDLHGG; from the exons ATGGCGTGGCCGGACGCGGGGGCCCCGGGCCTTCCGGGCGTGACCCAGGGCTCGGGGGCGGGGAGGCCCCTCCGGCGGGGCGGCCCTGGGTGGTCCGGCAGAGGCGGAGGCCGCTCCGAGCCTGTGAGCCCTGGGCGCCTGCGGAGGCGGGGAGAGGGCGGGGTGTGCTGCCCTG CCACGCGGTCTCCCCGGCCGGGCCGGCAGAAGGAGCTGGTCCGTTACCAGAAAAATCCAGATGCAAAGTTGGGGGTCGTGCTGCCGCTTCCTGCCAGCGCACCGCACCCACCTGGGGCCGCCGCCGACCGGGCAGGACGCGCCTCCTACCCCCTATTCTGGCCCGGCGGAGAGCTGGTGCCCCCAGCGGCCGCCCGCCCCCGTCCGCAGACCCCGGGGCCCCTGCTGATTTGCATTTGCCCGGAGCTGAGGGGGCCAGGGCCTTTGGAGGAAGCATTGGCCTCCGGGCTGAAGAGCAAAGGCCGTGCCACCTGCCGGGAGGGCGGGTGTCATCTCTGCAAGGGGGCAGACCCCTCGGCCAGGTCAGAGGAAGCAGCGGTGGGGAGACGGACTGCGCGCTGGGAGGCTCCACGCATCGTAG GTTGCAGTGACCACCAGGAGAGGTGCCGG gcactttcccACACAGGACAGAGCCGGACCATCCTCACAGCCCCTGCCCAGCAGACGCTAGCCTTGTGGAGGGAGGCGGGCAGCAG GAGCAGTGCTTTCTGGGCCTCTGTGGCCAGAGCCGGCCCCGCTACAGCTCACTTCTGCCTGCAGCCCAGACATCCTCCTGGTCCTCCTGATGCCCCCGACCTCCACGGAGGATGA